The nucleotide sequence ACGAACAGCGGTTCACAGGCCAGGACGACGGCCGCGACCGCCGCCGGGATCCGTGCCTGCGCCCATGTCTGGACCCCGTACATGAACAGGGTCGCCATGAGGGTCAGATAGACCAGCCACCACCAGCCGGCCGGGGTGTCCGGGAGATCCAGGCCGGAGCCCGGCAGTCCCACCGAGGCGATCAGTCCCGCGCTGAGCAACTGCACCGCCGTCATCCCGTAGACGGCCCGCCGGTCGCCGAACTGGGACAGCAGCACCATCTGGGCCGCGTAGCCGAGGGCGCCCGCCAGTGTCAGCCAGCTGCCGACGCCCACGCTCACCCCGTTGAAGGAGATGATCGCGAGTCCCGCCGTCGCCACCACCACGGCGGCCCACACCGCGGCGGACACCCGCACGCGGAAGGCCGCCCGGGCGACCAGCGGGGTGAGGACGACGAACAGCGAACTCAGGAACCCGGACTCGGCCGCCGACAGATGGTGCTGCCCCTGGATCTGGAGGAGGGTGGCCGTGCCCAGGCAGGCACCGGTGAGCATCCCGACGACCGCGGGGCGGCGCCCCACCGACAGCACCGCGCGGGGCCGCAGCAGCACGAGCACGGCTCCCGCCACGGCGAAGCGGACGGTCACCATGCTGGAGACACTCATCTCGGGCAGCAGCCAGACCACGGTGAGGTAGGCCCAGCCCCACACGGCCGTGGCGGCGGTGAGGGCGACGAGGGCGACGTGGTACTCCCAGCGCCCGGGGGACAGGCCGCGCGCGGGCGCCGAAGGGGCGGTGACCATGACACTTTCTCCTGGGGTGGCAGCAATGGTGTTCGCCGGAGGCGTGCCGTACGACGCGACGGCCGGTACGCGGGCGAGCGGGCACGGCCGACCGGCCACGCAGCAAGGCGAGGCGCCCGGCGGGAGGACCGTCGCCCCGTGGTGAAGAAGGGTGCCGCGCTCGGTCAGCCCAGCCAGAGACGGTCGTAGTAGGTGCCCGTCTCGCCCCTGGCCCGGAAGTTCTGGAGCAGGGGGGTGCGTGCGGTCACGATCCGCTTGGACGACAGGAACACGCCGGGCGCGTCCTTGACGAGGACTTCCTCGGCCTCGGCCAGGATCGCGTTGCAGCGCTTCTCGCTGTCCTGGCGGCGCGCCTCGGCGAGCAGCGCGTCCACCTTCTTGTTGCTGTAGCCGGTGTAGTTGCCGGAGCCGTCCGAGCCGAAGCACTGCGCGGCCAGGTCGAGGCCGTTGGGCATCGCCATCAGCCACTGGGTGGGGTAGACGTCGCCCTGCTTGGCGTACGTGGCCTCGTCGAAGGCGCCCTCCGACATCAGGTTCAGGTCCAGCTCGATACCCGCCTGCGCCCACTGCTGCTGGAGGACCTGGGTGATGTTCAGCCAGGGGTCCTTCCGGGTGTAGAGGTAGCTCAGGCGCAGCTTCTTCACCCCGGCGTCCCGCAGCAGCCGCCCGGCCCGGTCCGGGTCGTAGGTGTACGGCTCGGCGGTCCGCTCGTAGTCGGTGAGTCCCTTGGGCAGCGGGAGCCCCCAGGGCAGTTCCGTGCCGTAGGTGAGCTTGAGCAGGTTCTCCCGGTCGGTGGCGTGGTTGAGGGCCTGGCGGACGCGCCGGTCGCGCAGCTCCGGGCGGTTGAAGTTGACGGCGAGCCAGCCCGTGCCGAGCACGGGTATCTCCTGGGTGTACTTCTCGCCGAGGCTCGGGTCGGCGCGGATCTGCGGGGCGAGCGAGCTGGGGACCCCGTCGCCGAGGATGGACGTCTGGCTCTTGCGCAGCTGGAGGAGGCCGAGTTCGCTGCTGGTGCCCCAGCGGAACTCGACGGAGTCGATGAACGGGGTGCCGGTCCAGAAGTAGCGGGGGTTGCGGCGGAACACCGCCTTGCGCCCCGACCGGTCGTACGAGGCGATCATGAAGGGACCGGTGCCCACCGGCCGCCGTCCGAAGTCCTTGCCGAGGCGCTCGACCTCCTCGCGGGGCACGGCTGCCGTGTAGGGCTGGCACAGCACGTACGGGAAGGTGATGTCGGGCTCCTCCAGGCGCACCCGCAGTGTGTGGTCGTCCAGCCGCTGGAGGCCGGTGACACGTTGGGCCTTGCCCTCGTTGTACGCCCGTGCCCCGCGGATGCTGGAGAGGAAGCTGCTCGCCCACGACGCCAGGTCGGGGTCCAGTACGCGGCTCCAGGAGTAGATGTAGTCGTCCGCCACGACGGGGCGGCCGTTGTGGAAGCGCACGTCGCGGCGCAGCCGGATCGTGTAGGTGCGTCCGTCGGAGGAGACCGAGGGAAGGGCGGCGGCCGCGCTGGGCGCCGGGCCGCCGCTGGCCCCGTCCAGTTGGAGGAGCGGGGTGTTGAGGACCGTGCTGATGGCCTCCCAGGCTTGGAAGTCCCAGGCCAGCGCGGGATCGTAGGTCAGCGCCTCCTCGGCCCAGGACGTGATCACCCGCCCGCCGCGGCGGACGAGTCCCCGCACCTCGGGACCCGGGGCCAGGCGGGAGGGGGGAGTGATGTCGCCCCTGCGGGGCGTCACCGCCACGTCGCTGCCGCGCAGGCAGCCGGACAGCAGCGCCGACGAGGCGCCGAGCCCCATGCCCAGCAGAGCGGTGCGGCGTTTCACAGGCGCAGACATGTATTCCTCGATCCGGTCCAGAGGTGGCGCCCTGCGAAGGAGGTGTGCCTCCGGGGTCAGGACTACGGCTCAGCGGAGAGAACGGAACATGATATTGACCGTCGATTCAGTCAATCGATGCCTCCGTTCTGTGTCAAGGGTCGGGCCGGAGGACCCTGAATACGAGGGCCTCTGCGCAATTGCGCACGGCGCCGGACGATGATTTCGCCTCACCGCGACGGCATCGCCGACGCCGAATATTGACTCGCGAATCAGTACAGCCGTACGGTCCCCTGGGTCGGCGCCCGCCCGCCGGGGCCGACATCCGGTGACGGCCGGGCGCGACGGCGGCGGGCGTACGGATCACGGACGGCGAGGAAGGAACGTGCGATGACGCAGCGCGTGCAGGGGGTCGTGGCCCTCGGGAAGAACGAACCGGTACGGGTCGAGACGGTGCTCGTGCCCGACGCCGGGCCGGGGGAGGCGGTGGTCCGGATCCAGGCGTGCGGGGTCTGCCACACGGACCTGCACTACAAACAGGGCGGTATCGGCGACGACTTCCCGTTCCTGCTCGGCCATGAGGCCGCCGGTGTGGTCGAGCAGGTCGGCCCGGACGTCACCGACGTCGCGCCGGGCGACTTCGTGATCCTCAACTGGCGTGCCGTGTGCGGCCACTGCCGGGCCTGTCTGCGCGGACGCCCCTGGTACTGCTTCGACACCCACAACGCCCGGCAGAGGATGACCCTGGCCGACGGACGGGAACTGTCGCCGGCGCTGGGCATCGGCGCGTTCGCGGAGAAGACGCTGGTCGCCGCGGGCCAGTGCACGAAGGTCGACGCCTCGGTGGCGCCGGCGGTGGCCGGTCTGCTCGGCTGCGGTGTGATGGCGGGCATCGGCGCGGCGATCAACACCGGTGGCGTCGAACGGGGCGACACCGTCGCGGTGATCGGCTGTGGCGGGGTCGGCGGCGCGGCGATCGTCGGGGCGCGACTGGCCGGGGCGGCGAAGATCATCGCGGTCGACATCGACGCCCGCACGCTGGAGACCGCCCGGTCCATGGGCGCCACGCACACGGTCGACTCCCGGGCGACGGACATGGTCGACGCCGTGCGCGAGCTGACCGGCGGCTTCGGCGCGGACGTCGTCATCGACGCCGTGGGCAGGCCCGAGACCTACCGTCAGGCCTTCTACGCCCGCGACCTCGCCGGCACCGTCGTCCTCGTCGGTGTCCCCACCCCCGAGATGCGGCTGGAACTGCCGCTGCTCGACGTGTTCGGCCGGGGCGGCGCGCTGAAGTCGTCCTGGTACGGGGACTGTCTGCCCTCGCGGGACTTCCCGATGCTGGTCGACCTGCACCAGCAGGGCCGGATCGACCTGGACGCGTTCGTCACCGAGACCATCGGGCTCGGCGACGTCGAGGACGCCTTCGCGCGGATGCACGACGGCGACGTGCTGCGCTCGGTGGTGGTCCTGTGAGCGGCGCCCTCGTCGACCAGCTCGTCACCTCGGGCACGTTCTCGCTGGACGACGGCGTCCGGCAGGTCGAGAACAACGTCTGGGTCGTCGGCGACGACCGTGAGGCGATCGTCATCGACGCCGCCCACGACGCCGACGCCGTCCTCGCGCTGCTGGCCGGGCGGGAACTGCGGGCGATCGTGTGCACCCACGCGCACAGCGACCATGTCGCGGCGGCTCCCGCCCTGGCCGCGGCCACCGGCGCGCCCGTCCTGCTGCACCCCGACGACATGCCGCTGTGGAAGCTGACCCACCCCGAGGTGCGGCCGGACGGCGCGCTGAGCGACGGGCAGAGGCTGAGCGTCGCGGGCGTCGATCTCACCGTGCTGCACACCCCGGGGCACGCGCCGGGGGCCGTGTGCCTCCACGCGCCCGAACTGGGGGCCGTCTTCACCGGGGACACCCTCTTCCACGGCGGACCGGGCGCCACGGGCCGGTCGTTCTCCAGTTTCCCCGTCATCGTCGAATCCATCCGGACCCGGCTGCTGACCCTGCCCCCGGAGACGGTGGTCCGTACCGGGCACGGCGAGAACACCACGGTGGGTGCCGAGGCGCCGCAGTTGGAGGAGTGGATCCGGCGCGGGTTCTGACCGGGGTCAGGTCTGCGGACGGGCCGGGGCCGTGTCCGTGAGCGGGCCGCCGGGGCCGTGCCGGCGCCGGCT is from Streptomyces cadmiisoli and encodes:
- a CDS encoding DMT family transporter translates to MVTAPSAPARGLSPGRWEYHVALVALTAATAVWGWAYLTVVWLLPEMSVSSMVTVRFAVAGAVLVLLRPRAVLSVGRRPAVVGMLTGACLGTATLLQIQGQHHLSAAESGFLSSLFVVLTPLVARAAFRVRVSAAVWAAVVVATAGLAIISFNGVSVGVGSWLTLAGALGYAAQMVLLSQFGDRRAVYGMTAVQLLSAGLIASVGLPGSGLDLPDTPAGWWWLVYLTLMATLFMYGVQTWAQARIPAAVAAVVLACEPLFVSAFSFLVGTPPGARTLIGGLFILFAMYLVLSRPAEESKPV
- a CDS encoding ABC transporter substrate-binding protein → MSAPVKRRTALLGMGLGASSALLSGCLRGSDVAVTPRRGDITPPSRLAPGPEVRGLVRRGGRVITSWAEEALTYDPALAWDFQAWEAISTVLNTPLLQLDGASGGPAPSAAAALPSVSSDGRTYTIRLRRDVRFHNGRPVVADDYIYSWSRVLDPDLASWASSFLSSIRGARAYNEGKAQRVTGLQRLDDHTLRVRLEEPDITFPYVLCQPYTAAVPREEVERLGKDFGRRPVGTGPFMIASYDRSGRKAVFRRNPRYFWTGTPFIDSVEFRWGTSSELGLLQLRKSQTSILGDGVPSSLAPQIRADPSLGEKYTQEIPVLGTGWLAVNFNRPELRDRRVRQALNHATDRENLLKLTYGTELPWGLPLPKGLTDYERTAEPYTYDPDRAGRLLRDAGVKKLRLSYLYTRKDPWLNITQVLQQQWAQAGIELDLNLMSEGAFDEATYAKQGDVYPTQWLMAMPNGLDLAAQCFGSDGSGNYTGYSNKKVDALLAEARRQDSEKRCNAILAEAEEVLVKDAPGVFLSSKRIVTARTPLLQNFRARGETGTYYDRLWLG
- a CDS encoding S-(hydroxymethyl)mycothiol dehydrogenase — its product is MTQRVQGVVALGKNEPVRVETVLVPDAGPGEAVVRIQACGVCHTDLHYKQGGIGDDFPFLLGHEAAGVVEQVGPDVTDVAPGDFVILNWRAVCGHCRACLRGRPWYCFDTHNARQRMTLADGRELSPALGIGAFAEKTLVAAGQCTKVDASVAPAVAGLLGCGVMAGIGAAINTGGVERGDTVAVIGCGGVGGAAIVGARLAGAAKIIAVDIDARTLETARSMGATHTVDSRATDMVDAVRELTGGFGADVVIDAVGRPETYRQAFYARDLAGTVVLVGVPTPEMRLELPLLDVFGRGGALKSSWYGDCLPSRDFPMLVDLHQQGRIDLDAFVTETIGLGDVEDAFARMHDGDVLRSVVVL
- a CDS encoding MBL fold metallo-hydrolase codes for the protein MSGALVDQLVTSGTFSLDDGVRQVENNVWVVGDDREAIVIDAAHDADAVLALLAGRELRAIVCTHAHSDHVAAAPALAAATGAPVLLHPDDMPLWKLTHPEVRPDGALSDGQRLSVAGVDLTVLHTPGHAPGAVCLHAPELGAVFTGDTLFHGGPGATGRSFSSFPVIVESIRTRLLTLPPETVVRTGHGENTTVGAEAPQLEEWIRRGF